The Anastrepha obliqua isolate idAnaObli1 chromosome 5, idAnaObli1_1.0, whole genome shotgun sequence DNA window AGTGCAAAAtgcatttgtagaaaatacaaAAGGTGAAGCCTTTTAAAAACAGCTACTTTACACTTCTCGCATATggcaatttatacaaaataaagagaaattgaGAAATAAATAAGGAATTGAATTAGgcatgaattaaaattattaccCATCTTAATTCGttcgtttatattttttattgttactatCTGCACTGAGTTGTCAATCGAAACTTATTTAATACTTCTTGGTTATGCATTTGCATAGAACTGCTACTATATACTGTTAGGATTCAAATACGCGGCCCATGATTGTTTTGATTctttattccaaaaatatagttttcgaGTATTGTAACTCCatgaaagtattaaaataacatGGGCAggtaaaaatattctttatttcaaGGAATGCACAATTTGATATGCATAAGACCCTAAATTCAACCCTTAACCTTTACGCTTGATGTTTTTAGTTTTAGAAATCTCCTGGCAGCTGCCGCTGTAACCCAACTATTAAATTCTAGttacaattttaattcaataaatagaaatgtatttaaatacgaAATGTTTAAACTTCAAATATAACAAACCTTTGCCAGTCCTCCGTATGATTCTAAAAACCACGTGGTTACTAAATGGAAGCGAATAGTAACGACGCTACAACTGTgcaatattgtacaaaaaaaagcCATACGAAATCTGTTAGCTTCGACTTCCCACTGCAAGTCGAGTACtttattgaatatttgtttGAATGTACAGGTTTAGCCTTTTTCTTGGTAAGAGGGATGATTTGTCATCAATACTGGAAATAAAAGACAAACTACATCCCTCTTTGTAGATGTCAACTGTAAAAGTATAGTCGCTTCAGATTGCAGATTATGGAAGTTTGTTTGTCAAcctcacaaaaaaattgaacacaCTTTCATAAAATCATACACATAAAATTCTATGGGTGTACACTTtttctgatttctttttttttgttactgatAATGTTGAATAGTTTAAGGTTATATTAAGATCTAAGTTAAGCCGCAACCTCTGATGCTTCGGAACCATTTTGGGTGTCTTCTTTAACTGGTTCGTCTAGCTTGGCTTTTTTCTCAGGTGTTGCTGCAGTGGATTCTTCTGGTTTTGATTCGTCTTCAGCTACTTTTCTCTTTACAGCCTCTGCGGGTGCTGAATCTGAAATGGATTGATTTCAATTAGTTCAGGAAAATTTTAAGTAGTATATAGTATACAAGTTTTACTTACCAGTTGCTTCGCTTTCCGCTTCGTCATCCTTGCCATTTTCTTCGGCAGGAGCGGCAGCTTCAGCCTCAGCAGATGCTTCTTTTGGCGTTTCAGTTGTAGATTCAGCGGCTACTTCGGCAGCGTCACCATTTTCTTTGGCGGATGCACTGTCAGCACTACCATTTTCGGCGGCTGGTGCTACCTCCTCTGCAACCTCTTTTTCCTTTTGTGCTTCTACTTCTTCAGCAGCGACTTTCTCGACAATTGGAGTTTCTCTAAAAGGAAATAATGAATAACAATTTATATAGAATAAAATCAATTATGAATTTAAACGATTAGCACACTTAATTTAGATGCTATGAACCATAGCATTTCTTCTCGTTAGTAGCGAAAATAGAAACGCTTGCAGTGACTTCATTTGAATTTCACATTTAAGCAAAACTCGTTATTTATTTAGCTGTAGCGAagcgttaaaaataaaaatttaagttggcaacaaaagaaaaaaagactgAATTATGTATCAATCAAGACCGTCCAGAAAAACGCCACTGTTATTGACACAATCACGTAGCTTGTGCGCagcaaaatatatgaaaaacgaATACATACGAATACGGCAAATCAAACGAATGAAATGTAAGCGAAGCGTTGATAAATGATGTACGTGAATAGAACTAGTTTAGCGCAACAAAAACGGCCAAGGAATATGCAaaagcaaagttaaaaaaaaaaaatgaaaagacaaAGTTAGCCACAATAGCAAACGTTCAAATGTTGAGCTTATACATGGCATTGCGTGGTGGAAAAGGTTTTTGCTGTATGTATCACCTTTTCCGTTTACTTGAATTAAAAAGCCGACCGCTTTGAACATGTCGCGCCAAAAACGAATGCGATGTGTTATGGGTACGCGCTATTTACACGAAAGAGACAGAAAACGACGCCGAATGCCGCTATTTGTTATATACACAAAAATTTCCATATTTCTTTAGCACACTTTTAATTTAACACATTTCTTGAAATATAACTTCAACTGTACTATACATATATCTAAAAGTATGattgcaaaattaaataagaactcACTTCTTTTCAACAACATCGGCCATTTTGtcagtagtttttttttctctacgAGCAGGAATGAATATAAGCTCAAATGAACTAcgtttttttacgttttatgAATTAAAACACAGGAGTTTAGCAAATGATTATGCTAATTAAATCTGCTAtgcaaaaaaacttcaaaatttaccaactttttttatgaaaagatgACTTTACTTGACGAACAAAATATTAGAAGACAAACACGTCCGAA harbors:
- the LOC129248138 gene encoding cytochrome c1, with product MADVVEKKETPIVEKVAAEEVEAQKEKEVAEEVAPAAENGSADSASAKENGDAAEVAAESTTETPKEASAEAEAAAPAEENGKDDEAESEATDSAPAEAVKRKVAEDESKPEESTAATPEKKAKLDEPVKEDTQNGSEASEVAA